GCTCCAGCAATTCCTGACCCCTACGAATTGGTCGATATCGAGTATGAAAAAATTGGCAGTGACTATATTTTGTCCGTTTTGATTGATAAGCCAGGTGGAATTACTGTAGAAGATACTGCAGACCTGACTGAAATTATCAGCCCTCTCTTGGATACTATTCAGCCTGACCCTTTCCCGGATCAATACATGTTGGAAGTGTCTAGCCCTGGATTAGAGCGTCCCTTGAAGACTAAAGAAGCTTTGAAGAATGCTGTTGGTCAGTATATCAATGTTAGCCTTTACAAGGCTATTGATAAAATCAAGATTTTCCAAGGCGACTTGTTAGCCTTCGATGGCGAAACTCTAACAATTGATTATCTTGATAAGACTCGCCATAAGACTGTTGAGATTCCCTATCAAACAGTTGCTAAAGCTCGTTTGGCAGTCAAACTCTAAAACTCTTAGTGTAAATAAAGAAAGGATGCCAGTTTTGGCCCTTAACGGCTAAAACAACAAAGAATATGAGCACAGAAATGCTAGAAGCCTTCCGTGTCTTGGAAGAAGAAAAACACATTAACAAGGAAGACATCATCGATGCTGTGGTTGAATCACTTAAATCAGCTTACAAGCGTCGTTATGGTCAGTCTGAATCAGCAGTTGTTGAATTCAATGAAAAAACAGGTGATTTTCAAGTTTTTACCGTTCGTGAAGTTGTAGATGAAGTCTTCGATAGTCGTTTGGAAATCAGCTTGAAAGATGCGCTTGCTATTAGTTCAGCTTACGAACTTGGTGACAAGATTCGCTTTGAAGAGTCAGTCGACGAA
This region of Streptococcus thermophilus genomic DNA includes:
- the rimP gene encoding ribosome maturation factor RimP, which produces MSQKIIDLVTAVVAPAIPDPYELVDIEYEKIGSDYILSVLIDKPGGITVEDTADLTEIISPLLDTIQPDPFPDQYMLEVSSPGLERPLKTKEALKNAVGQYINVSLYKAIDKIKIFQGDLLAFDGETLTIDYLDKTRHKTVEIPYQTVAKARLAVKL